A window of the Isosphaera pallida ATCC 43644 genome harbors these coding sequences:
- a CDS encoding RNA polymerase sigma factor produces the protein MSRIGEQTRGATQASVDSPRDSTERTAVPPSPPIDHAAWVRAAVARYERPLIVYAHRLTHDLDRARDVVQETFLKLCLQDRSQIDSHLAEWLFTVCRNQALDVVRKEGRMNTNTLDNTPNPIAAPADPLANPAELLERRDQAQRALDHLETLPPAQREVIRLKFQHGFSYKEISRITGYSISYVGVLVHLGMKTLRARMAVPSG, from the coding sequence ATGAGTCGGATTGGCGAGCAGACCCGCGGCGCGACCCAAGCCTCGGTGGATTCCCCCCGGGACTCCACCGAACGGACTGCGGTTCCACCCTCGCCACCGATCGACCACGCCGCCTGGGTCCGCGCCGCGGTGGCACGCTATGAACGTCCCCTGATCGTTTACGCCCATCGCCTCACCCACGACCTCGACCGCGCCCGCGACGTGGTTCAAGAAACCTTCCTGAAACTCTGCCTTCAGGATCGCTCCCAGATCGATTCCCACCTGGCCGAATGGCTCTTCACCGTGTGCCGCAACCAAGCGCTCGATGTCGTTCGCAAGGAGGGCCGGATGAATACCAACACGCTTGACAACACCCCCAACCCAATCGCCGCCCCAGCCGATCCGCTCGCCAACCCCGCCGAACTTCTGGAACGCCGCGACCAAGCCCAACGCGCTTTAGATCATCTCGAAACCCTGCCACCTGCCCAACGTGAGGTGATCCGTCTCAAGTTTCAACATGGTTTTTCATACAAAGAAATTAGTCGTATCACAGGCTATAGCATCTCGTATGTTGGAGTACTGGTTCACTTAGGTATGAAAACCTTGCGTGCGCGGATGGCGGTCCCCTCTGGCTGA
- a CDS encoding sulfurtransferase, with amino-acid sequence MLRPSWTQIPWRIVHVTWWGMALAVGGGWTARVEAQPAKEVVEPKSGLARLMSFQQLANLIEKSDAMTPLRILDARPREQYDQGHLPGAVWVDPKAVEEMSQKPGALTNREVWEHWLAPLGISPETLVVVVDDHRQLDAARIWWLLTYLGVGQVALLDGNHTLWVERGLPVTRDVPQVEPWPFKVRFRKERLADREQVRRLLDGELREAMILDARSAQEFAGKTIRSKRGGHIPGACHLEWSNFVDQSGRFLSRDDIRTKLASVGLKPGSKVVSHCQSGGRAAVVAFAAELVGHPTQNYYLGWSDWGNAQDTPIDSETYPPDLDPQPLSQPPTKPPTP; translated from the coding sequence ATGTTGAGACCGTCTTGGACTCAGATCCCGTGGCGTATTGTTCATGTGACGTGGTGGGGCATGGCTTTGGCCGTTGGGGGGGGATGGACGGCCCGGGTGGAGGCACAGCCCGCGAAGGAGGTCGTCGAGCCCAAGTCGGGACTGGCCCGGTTGATGAGCTTCCAGCAGCTGGCGAACCTGATTGAGAAGAGCGACGCCATGACCCCCTTGAGGATTTTGGACGCTCGCCCTCGGGAGCAGTACGACCAAGGCCATCTCCCAGGCGCGGTTTGGGTGGATCCCAAGGCGGTCGAGGAGATGTCCCAAAAACCTGGCGCGTTGACCAACCGCGAGGTCTGGGAACACTGGCTCGCTCCGCTGGGAATCAGCCCGGAGACTCTGGTGGTCGTGGTGGACGATCATCGCCAACTCGACGCTGCCCGCATCTGGTGGCTCCTGACCTACTTGGGAGTGGGGCAGGTGGCGTTGCTCGACGGCAACCATACGCTTTGGGTCGAACGCGGGTTGCCAGTCACGCGAGACGTGCCTCAGGTTGAACCGTGGCCGTTCAAGGTCCGCTTCCGCAAGGAGCGACTGGCCGACCGGGAGCAGGTTCGGCGACTGCTCGACGGCGAACTACGCGAGGCCATGATCCTGGACGCCCGAAGCGCCCAGGAATTCGCCGGTAAGACGATCCGCTCCAAACGGGGCGGCCACATCCCCGGCGCGTGCCATCTGGAATGGTCCAACTTCGTGGATCAGTCGGGGCGTTTCCTTAGCCGCGACGACATTCGGACCAAGCTGGCCTCGGTCGGCTTGAAGCCGGGTTCCAAGGTGGTCAGCCATTGCCAAAGCGGTGGACGCGCCGCGGTCGTCGCCTTCGCTGCTGAACTCGTCGGTCACCCGACCCAAAACTACTATCTGGGCTGGTCCGACTGGGGCAATGCCCAAGATACCCCAATTGACTCCGAGACCTACCCTCCAGACCTCGACCCCCAACCCCTCTCCCAACCACCCACTAAGCCTCCAACCCCATGA
- a CDS encoding PVC-type heme-binding CxxCH protein produces MGIGLFLLLADPGWVANRVAAQDLVATTEPLEPAAQRLKLRVPDGFEIQLVAAEPDIQKPLNLAFDARGRLWVTDTVEYPYPAEEGTVPRDTLKILEDFGPDGRARRITTFAAQLNIPIGVLPWGNGAIGHSIPQLWRFRDLDDDGRADLREALLGPFGYRDTHGMVSHLRRGFDGWIHCCHGFANDSEIRDRRGRVLRLNSGNTFRFRLRPEGVEAEHATLDLEVEPFTFGQVNPFGLAFDAWGDLYSCDCHSQPLYLLMREGCYPSFGKPDDGLGFTPEVTLDDHGSTGIAGVVVYEADHFPDLWRGTVFIGNPVTSRINHDRLEWNGSTPRVVRQPDFVVSDDPWFRPVDLRLGPDGALYVADFYNRIIGHYEVPLTHPGRDRHRGRIWRIVHQGQGGRPLAPIVDRRRADAERLIADLDDANLEVRLTATHELVDRFQRDPSNGLDRRLQEALETSGTGNHNGAPPKIAPLTPIGRTHALWALQRMGRLTDALTRTFACDPDPLVRTHLMRMLGDRAPETWTEAIRALAHAGLNDPHPRVRRAAAEALSRHPQAVSVAPLIAAIRAVDANDPLLRHGLRIALRNQLRDDSAAAWHRVEALGEADPSARAIAADVAVGVPSARAAAFLMACLEDQTNPVAPNRREASIRHIARHGDDPVVAALIGWIAGTEVGGAPLRGVAALSSYAEGARQRGRSLDPRALDQALTLCQRLLESSESTDETIRAATDLAKTLKLTAIHADLLAFAHQTTRPAHQRAWVLTAAAELDPPATVETLAAIVTDRSEFWGLRAHMGDVLAGLQPERSRPALLEALGDAPLHLQTPLAASLARDPAGAAALVEAIEAGRVSRLVLKDRTVEMRLLATRGSAAAEELERLRMGMPDADQALQELIERRRARYREIPVDVARGRAVFEQHCASCHMIGNQGGKVGPQLDGVAIRGPDRLHEDILDPSRNVDQAFRLTTLVLASGQVVSGLVVREEGQLIVLADADGRERAYDAHEIDERVVSNLSPMPANFGERLDETELAHLIQFLVAQPGMR; encoded by the coding sequence TTGGGAATAGGGCTTTTTTTACTGTTGGCTGATCCGGGGTGGGTGGCCAACCGGGTGGCGGCTCAGGACTTGGTAGCGACCACCGAGCCGCTCGAACCGGCGGCCCAACGGCTCAAGCTGCGGGTTCCCGACGGGTTTGAGATTCAACTGGTCGCGGCCGAGCCGGACATCCAGAAGCCGCTCAACCTGGCGTTTGATGCGCGGGGACGCCTTTGGGTCACCGACACGGTGGAATACCCTTACCCCGCCGAGGAAGGGACCGTCCCCCGCGACACCCTCAAAATCCTGGAGGACTTTGGACCCGACGGCCGGGCGCGACGCATCACCACCTTCGCAGCCCAATTGAACATTCCCATCGGCGTTCTGCCTTGGGGCAATGGAGCCATCGGCCATTCGATTCCCCAGTTGTGGCGGTTCCGCGATCTCGACGATGACGGTCGGGCCGACCTCCGCGAGGCGCTGCTGGGTCCCTTCGGTTACCGCGACACCCACGGCATGGTTAGCCACCTACGCCGGGGGTTCGACGGCTGGATTCACTGCTGCCACGGCTTCGCCAACGACTCGGAGATCCGCGACCGTCGGGGCCGGGTGTTGCGGCTCAACTCGGGCAACACCTTCCGGTTTCGGTTGCGTCCCGAAGGTGTGGAGGCGGAACACGCCACCTTGGACTTGGAGGTCGAACCTTTCACTTTTGGCCAGGTCAATCCCTTTGGCCTGGCGTTCGACGCCTGGGGCGACCTCTATTCTTGCGACTGCCATTCACAACCGCTCTATCTGCTGATGCGCGAGGGGTGTTACCCTAGCTTCGGTAAGCCGGACGACGGTTTGGGGTTCACCCCCGAAGTGACTCTGGACGACCACGGCTCCACCGGAATCGCCGGCGTGGTGGTGTACGAGGCCGACCATTTCCCGGACCTCTGGCGGGGCACCGTCTTCATCGGCAACCCGGTTACCTCGCGGATCAACCATGACCGTCTCGAATGGAACGGCTCGACCCCCCGCGTTGTCCGTCAACCCGATTTCGTGGTCAGCGACGACCCCTGGTTTCGTCCGGTCGATCTCCGATTGGGACCCGACGGCGCGCTCTATGTAGCGGACTTCTACAACCGGATCATCGGCCACTACGAAGTTCCCTTGACCCACCCCGGACGCGACCGACACCGGGGACGCATCTGGCGGATCGTTCACCAAGGTCAAGGCGGCCGACCACTGGCCCCGATCGTCGATCGTCGCCGAGCTGATGCCGAACGCCTGATCGCCGATCTCGACGACGCCAATCTAGAGGTTCGACTAACCGCCACCCATGAACTGGTCGATCGCTTCCAGCGCGATCCCAGCAACGGTCTTGATCGGCGGCTCCAGGAGGCGCTCGAAACCTCGGGCACCGGGAATCACAACGGAGCGCCCCCCAAGATCGCTCCCCTCACGCCGATCGGCCGCACCCACGCCCTTTGGGCGCTGCAACGCATGGGACGTTTGACCGACGCGCTGACCCGGACGTTCGCTTGCGATCCCGATCCTTTGGTGCGAACCCACCTCATGCGGATGCTGGGCGACCGCGCGCCAGAGACCTGGACCGAAGCGATCCGCGCCCTGGCGCACGCCGGTTTGAACGACCCGCATCCCCGTGTGCGCCGCGCGGCCGCCGAGGCGTTGAGTCGCCATCCCCAGGCGGTTTCGGTCGCTCCGTTGATCGCGGCGATTCGGGCGGTGGACGCAAACGACCCTCTGCTGCGTCATGGTCTGCGGATCGCGTTACGCAACCAGTTACGCGACGACTCGGCCGCCGCTTGGCATCGCGTCGAAGCCCTTGGCGAAGCGGATCCCTCGGCCCGGGCGATCGCCGCCGACGTGGCGGTGGGTGTTCCTTCAGCGCGCGCCGCTGCGTTCCTGATGGCCTGTCTTGAGGACCAGACCAATCCAGTCGCCCCAAATCGCCGCGAGGCATCGATTCGCCACATCGCCCGTCATGGAGACGATCCAGTGGTCGCCGCCCTGATTGGGTGGATCGCCGGAACCGAAGTCGGCGGAGCCCCCCTCAGAGGCGTGGCCGCGTTGTCGTCCTACGCCGAGGGGGCACGCCAGCGGGGACGCTCGCTCGACCCGCGGGCGTTGGATCAAGCGTTGACCCTCTGCCAAAGGCTTCTGGAATCCTCCGAGTCCACGGACGAAACGATCCGCGCCGCCACCGACCTGGCCAAGACCCTCAAATTGACCGCGATTCACGCCGACCTGTTGGCCTTCGCGCATCAGACCACCCGTCCCGCCCACCAACGCGCTTGGGTGCTGACGGCCGCCGCCGAACTTGATCCACCGGCAACCGTCGAGACCCTGGCGGCGATCGTCACCGACCGCAGCGAGTTTTGGGGGTTGCGTGCCCACATGGGCGACGTGCTAGCTGGTCTTCAGCCCGAGCGTTCCCGCCCCGCCTTGTTGGAGGCGCTGGGGGACGCCCCGCTCCACCTCCAAACTCCTCTGGCGGCCAGTCTGGCCCGTGATCCCGCCGGTGCCGCCGCCCTCGTCGAAGCCATTGAGGCCGGCCGGGTTTCCCGCTTGGTCCTCAAGGACCGCACCGTGGAAATGCGTCTGCTGGCAACGCGGGGCAGCGCAGCGGCCGAGGAGTTGGAACGGCTCCGCATGGGAATGCCCGACGCTGATCAAGCCTTGCAGGAGTTGATCGAACGCCGTCGCGCCCGTTACCGGGAAATCCCGGTCGATGTGGCGCGGGGACGCGCCGTGTTCGAGCAGCATTGCGCCTCGTGCCACATGATCGGCAACCAGGGAGGCAAGGTGGGTCCGCAACTGGACGGGGTGGCTATCCGCGGCCCGGATCGTCTGCACGAGGATATCCTCGACCCCAGCCGCAACGTCGATCAGGCGTTCCGCTTAACCACCCTGGTGTTGGCCAGCGGCCAGGTCGTCAGCGGTCTCGTGGTGCGCGAGGAGGGCCAATTGATCGTACTGGCCGACGCCGACGGCCGCGAACGCGCCTACGACGCCCACGAGATCGATGAGCGGGTGGTCTCCAACCTCTCCCCTATGCCGGCGAATTTCGGCGAGCGACTCGACGAAACCGAACTAGCTCACTTGATTCAGTTCCTCGTCGCTCAACCCGGGATGCGTTGA
- a CDS encoding carbon storage regulator, giving the protein MLVVSRKLGERIRIGEEIEVVVVKIDRNQIRLGVAAPRDVEVYRHEIAPPGRRTSAKRPKRSPNGDVATDQPRFMPGHPIPNPLKVVSSNAENAEATTVCESAPLGPIGSTNPAV; this is encoded by the coding sequence ATGTTGGTGGTAAGTCGCAAGCTTGGGGAACGGATCCGGATTGGTGAGGAAATCGAGGTGGTGGTGGTGAAGATCGACCGCAACCAGATACGCCTGGGGGTGGCTGCGCCCCGTGATGTGGAGGTGTATCGTCACGAAATTGCCCCACCGGGTCGTCGGACCTCGGCCAAGCGGCCCAAGCGCTCCCCCAACGGCGATGTTGCCACCGATCAACCCAGGTTCATGCCCGGCCATCCCATCCCCAATCCCCTCAAGGTGGTTTCATCGAACGCCGAGAACGCCGAGGCCACGACGGTTTGCGAGTCCGCGCCGCTTGGTCCCATCGGGTCCACCAATCCGGCCGTCTGA
- a CDS encoding PfaD family polyunsaturated fatty acid/polyketide biosynthesis protein, whose protein sequence is MRKDSAAASATALGWPGFRSPPVLEPVMPPVSDLDPTLRSALLDLSRSYHPPGDPYPWLTPWRLEDLGDPGFRAAHRVRFNVMSGAMANGIASVELVEAMARGGMVGIFGAAGLGPERVAAALDRLQTSLGDRLPWGVNLIHSPNEPALEEAVAALLIARGVRLVEASAYLDLTPAIVRYRLAGLEPDPADPQRGRPRHRVIAKVSRVEVAAKFLGPPPPRLVAKLLDEGAISPLQARLAPTIPMADDLTAEADSGGHTDNQPLVALLPALLELRDRESKRHGWTIPPRVGAAGGIATPAAAAAALAMGADYLVTGSVNQACVESGTSPIVRRMLAEARQGDLAMAPAADMFEMGVKVQVLKRGTLFPLRAAKLYEWYRNHESLDHLSQSDRDQLERTILRQSIEAVWEQTQSFFQRRDPRQLERAARDPKHKMALVFRWYLGLSSHWANSGQPDRVVDYQIWCGPAMAAFNAWVEGSHLESPENRRAAEVALQILHGAAVLLRSATLQGRGRRIPGDWIRPRPLPPEELLRRLRSPHPSATSPPRTAPPEDPRSVPLAPSLGVR, encoded by the coding sequence TTGCGTAAGGATTCCGCCGCTGCGTCCGCCACCGCCCTGGGTTGGCCTGGCTTTCGTTCTCCGCCGGTCCTGGAACCCGTTATGCCCCCTGTGTCCGACCTCGATCCCACACTCCGATCGGCTCTCCTCGACCTGAGCCGTTCCTATCACCCGCCCGGCGATCCCTATCCTTGGCTGACCCCCTGGCGGCTCGAGGATTTGGGCGATCCCGGCTTTCGCGCTGCGCATCGGGTCCGGTTCAACGTCATGTCCGGCGCGATGGCCAACGGCATCGCCTCAGTGGAGCTCGTTGAGGCAATGGCGCGGGGGGGGATGGTCGGAATTTTCGGCGCGGCCGGTTTAGGACCGGAACGGGTAGCCGCAGCGCTGGACCGTCTCCAAACCAGCTTGGGCGATCGTCTTCCATGGGGCGTCAACCTCATCCATTCACCCAACGAACCGGCGCTTGAAGAGGCCGTGGCCGCGCTGTTGATCGCCCGCGGGGTTCGTTTGGTGGAAGCGTCAGCTTACCTTGATTTGACACCGGCGATCGTCCGCTATCGTCTGGCCGGTCTGGAGCCGGACCCCGCCGATCCCCAGCGGGGTCGTCCCCGGCACCGAGTGATCGCCAAGGTCTCGCGGGTCGAAGTGGCCGCCAAGTTTCTCGGTCCGCCTCCGCCGCGTCTGGTCGCCAAGCTGCTGGACGAAGGAGCGATCAGCCCGCTTCAGGCCCGTTTGGCCCCCACCATCCCTATGGCCGACGACCTCACCGCCGAAGCCGACTCCGGCGGCCATACCGACAACCAACCCCTCGTCGCGCTGCTGCCCGCCCTGTTGGAATTGAGAGACCGCGAGTCGAAACGCCACGGCTGGACCATCCCCCCCCGCGTTGGGGCCGCCGGGGGGATCGCTACCCCCGCCGCCGCCGCCGCCGCCCTGGCAATGGGAGCCGACTACCTTGTGACAGGCTCGGTCAACCAAGCATGCGTTGAGTCCGGCACCTCCCCCATCGTGCGCCGGATGCTCGCTGAAGCTCGCCAGGGCGACCTGGCGATGGCCCCCGCCGCCGACATGTTCGAGATGGGCGTCAAGGTTCAGGTCCTCAAACGCGGCACCCTCTTTCCCCTCCGCGCCGCCAAGCTCTACGAATGGTATCGCAACCACGAGTCGCTCGATCATCTCTCCCAAAGCGACCGCGACCAGCTGGAACGGACCATTCTTCGTCAGTCAATCGAAGCGGTTTGGGAACAAACCCAGAGCTTCTTCCAGCGCCGCGACCCCCGCCAGCTCGAACGGGCCGCCCGCGACCCCAAACACAAGATGGCTCTGGTCTTCCGCTGGTATCTCGGGCTGTCGTCGCACTGGGCCAACTCCGGTCAGCCCGACCGCGTGGTGGACTACCAAATCTGGTGCGGCCCAGCAATGGCGGCCTTCAACGCCTGGGTCGAAGGCTCTCACCTAGAATCGCCCGAAAACCGCCGCGCCGCGGAAGTCGCCCTCCAGATCCTCCACGGAGCCGCCGTGCTGTTGAGATCGGCCACCCTCCAAGGACGCGGTCGGCGTATCCCCGGCGACTGGATTCGACCCCGCCCCCTCCCCCCCGAGGAACTCCTGCGACGCCTGCGGTCCCCCCACCCCTCCGCAACCTCTCCACCCCGGACCGCCCCTCCCGAAGACCCCCGCTCCGTCCCTCTAGCCCCCAGCCTCGGCGTCCGCTAA